One region of Mugil cephalus isolate CIBA_MC_2020 chromosome 17, CIBA_Mcephalus_1.1, whole genome shotgun sequence genomic DNA includes:
- the hikeshi gene encoding protein Hikeshi has translation MFGCLVAGRLVQTDAVQVASDKFVFNLPDYEAVNHVVVFMLGTVPFPPGTGGAVYFSFPDPVNGAAVWQLLGFITNDKPSAIFKISGLKAGATAGAGPHPFGSLAASSSASVAQVGVSVEPLEQLAQQIPVSSAAVSTVDSFLQFTQKMLENFYNFASSFAVTQERMTPNPTETFIPSSCVLRWYESFQRRMAQNPNFWKN, from the coding sequence ATGTTCGGTTGTCTGGTCGCCGGTAGGTTGGTGCAGACCGACGCGGTGCAGGTCGCCTCGGACAAGTTCGTGTTCAACCTCCCGGACTATGAGGCCGTGAACCACGTGGTGGTGTTCATGCTGGGGACGGTCCCGTTCCCACCGGGGACCGGGGGCGCGGTTTACTTCTCCTTCCCGGACCCGGTGAACGGAGCCGCCGTGTGGCAGCTGCTCGGCTTCATCACCAACGACAAACCCAGCGCCATCTTCAAGATCTCCGGGCTGAAGGCCGGCGCCACCGCGGGGGCCGGGCCGCACCCCTTCGGCTCCCtggccgcctcctcctccgcctccgtGGCCCAGGTCGGGGTCTCCGTGGAGCCTCTGGAGCAGCTGGCCCAGCAGATCCCGGTGTCCAGCGCCGCCGTGTCCACCGTGGACTCCTTCCTGCAGTTCACGCAGAAGATGCTCGAGAATTTCTACAACTTCGCGTCGTCGTTCGCCGTCACGCAGGAGCGGATGACGCCGAACCCCACGGAGACGTTCATCCCGTCCAGCTGCGTCCTGCGCTGGTACGAGAGCTTCCAGAGGAGGATGGCGCAGAACCCGAACTTCTGGAAGAACTGA
- the LOC125023842 gene encoding uncharacterized protein LOC125023842 produces the protein MKLFLLFVILVGVSHHASGLEVYEGAESVLLPCYLHDLPEDPVVVWSRNDLNPTTIYRHQERAKSHVPNQRFISRTSMSPDALETGNFNLTLNKPQVWDSGIYTCSILSDGLKVEERQVELQVKVPYTFPAEAWVLLILVIAVALGLSIHLWLNFIPVSKVELKEGMSSVVLPFKTIIKLPVGTTVEWSRSEPEPMKVHVYESSDLPVKQDQMYRDRTEMETDRLKHGDLSLTLRNPCYRDRGTYICTVHKDSKILTQKVVRLWVKDVLVEMEEWSTSVTLPFKTTRELPEGSTIEWKRIKPQPMVVHVYENDRDQTDEQDEYYRNRTKMNDNPLESKDLSLTLTKPGLSDRGTYVCTVSHDGDILTQRAVVCRIKEVLVEVKEWEKSLKLPFKTTHTLPEGSAIEWKRTEPKPMVVHVYENGKDKPEKQNEQYRGRTKMNDNPLQSKDLSLTLTKPGLIDRGTYVCTVSKDGDILTQRAVVCWAHVFSDVVVEVNESSKSVILPFKTTRHLPSHVRIEWKHIEPEPMVVHVHEDGRDKPEEQNERYRGRTTMNIDPLQSKDLSVKLHEPALSDGGTYICTVSHDEKLLLQRTVLCRFKAITVVVQEWSESVTLPFKTTHELPENIEIIWKRTEPEPMIVHVYKNGRNHPQAQNAYYRSRTNMDRNPLQSKDLSLTLTKPGLSDRGTYVCTVSHDGDILIQRAVLCHIKGV, from the exons ATGAAgctgtttctgctgtttgtgATTCTCGTGGGCG TTTCCCATCATGCCTCGGGTCTCGAGGTGTATgagggggcggagtctgtcctGCTCCCCTGCTATTTACATGATTTACCTGAGGATCCAGTGGTTGTGTGGAGCCGAAACGACCTCAATCCCACGACCATCTACCGGCATCAGGAGAGGGCGAAGTCACACGTCCCAAACCAGCGTTTCATCAGCCGGACGTCGATGTCACCTGATGCTCTGGAGACTGGAAACTTCAACCTCACTCTGAACAAACCTCAAGTCTGGGACAGCGGCATTTACACCTGCAGCATCCTCAGCGATGGATTGAAAGTGGAAGAGAGACAAGTAGAGCTGCAGGTTAAAG TGCCATACACTTTCCCAGCCGAGGCCTGGGTTCTCCTGATCCTGGTTATTGCTGTTGCTTTGGGTCTTTCAATACATCTTTGGCTCAACTTCATCCCAG TGTcaaaggtggagctgaaggaggggaTGTCATCTGTCGTACTTCCTTTCAAAACCATCATCAAGCTGCCTGTAGGTACCACTGTGGAGTGGAGCCGCTCTGAACCTGAACCCATGAAGGTTCATGTTTATGAGAGCAGCGACCTTCCCGTGAAACAAGACCAGATGTACAGAGACCGCACagaaatggagacagacagactgaaacaTGGAGACCTGAGTCTGACCCTGAGGAACCCATGCTACCGAGACCGAGGCACCTACATCTGCACCGTCCACAAGGACAGTAAAATCCTGACACAGAAAGTAGTGCGACTCTGGGTCAAAG ATGTCcttgtggagatggaggagtgGTCCACATCTGTCACACTGCCCTTCAAAACAACACGGGAGCTGCCTGAAGGTTCAACAATAGAGTGGAAGCGCATTAAACCTCAACCCATGGTTGTCCATGTGTACGAGAATGATCGAGACCAAACTGATGAACAGGATGAATATTATCGTAATCGCACAAAGATGAATGATAACCCACTGGAGTCCaaagacctcagtctgaccctgactAAGCCAGGACTGAGTGACAGAGGGACGTACGTCTGCACCgtcagccatgatggagacatCCTGACACAGAGAGCTGTGGTCTGCCGGATCAAAG aAGTCCTTGTGGAAGTGAAGGAATGGGAGAAATCTCTCAAACTTCCCTTCAAAACAACACATACGCTGCCTGAAGGTTCAGCAATAGAATGGAAACGTACTGAACCTAAACCCATGGTTGTTCACGTGTACGAGAACGGCAAAGACAAACCTGAGAAACAGAATGAACAATACCGTGGTCGCACAAAGATGAATGATAACCCACTACAGTCCaaagacctcagtctgaccctgactAAACCAGGACTGATTGACAGAGGGACGTACGTCTGCACCGTCAGCAAAGATGGAGACATCCTGACACAGAGAGCCGTGGTCTGCTGGGCCCATG TCTTCTCAGACGTCGTCGTGGAGGTGAATGAGTCGTCTAAATCTGTTATACTGCCCTTTAAAACCACACGTCACCTGCCTTCTCATGTAAGAATAGAGTGGAAGCACATTGAACCAGAACCCATGGTTGTTCATGTGCACGAGGACGGCCGAGACAAACCTGAAGAACAGAATGAACGTTACCGTGGTCGCACAACAATGAACATTGACCCACTACAGTCCAAAGACCTCAGTGTGAAACTGCATGAACCAGCACTAAGTGATGGAGGAACCTACATCTGCACCGTCAGCCACGATGAAAAATTACTACTACAGAGAACAGTGCTCTGCCGCTTCAAAG CCATCACTGTGGTGGTGCAGGAGTGGTCTGAATCTGTCACACTGCCCTTCAAAACCACACATGAGCTGCctgaaaatatagaaataatatgGAAACGCACTGAACCTGAACCCATGATTGTCCACGTGTACAAGAATGGTCGAAACCACCCTCAGGCACAGAATGCATATTACCGTAGTCGAACAAACATGGACCGTAACCCACTACAGTCCaaagacctcagtctgaccctgactAAACCAGGACTGAGTGACAGAGGGACGTACGTCTGCACCgtcagccatgatggagacatCCTGATACAGAGAGCCGTGCTCTGTCACATCAAAG GTGTTTAA
- the LOC125023843 gene encoding uncharacterized protein LOC125023843, which produces MMLLLLGALLLLVLYVVLHVTVLRLPRCKSDAKLHGKTVVVTGANTGIGKTTAMDLARRGARVILACRDKQRGEAAAQEIIQETGNREVVFMQLDLASLKSVRSFAENFLKSETRLDLLINNAGLMSGGKTEDGFGMIFGVNHLGHFLLTLLLLERLKASGRSRVVTVASKAYEMGSVDFSCLTAHKDLAVGDNDFQLFRKYCHSKLCNVLFTYELAKRLQGSDVTCYSLHPGAIKTEIGRYSGFWWKLVFVPIVSLFFVDAVSGAQTTLHCALEPGIEGLSGRYFTRCSPLLDIEPKARDDAAAKKLWELSETFCGLIPETSENMFQLLLLAGVVLGGYIVLVQTLFKRSKCKGNMGMAGKTVIITGGNTGIGKATALHLARKGARIVLACRNRDKAAAAIAEIQQETGSTDVLYMSLDLASLKSVRCFAETFLKNESRLDLLINNAGLVADGRTEDGFGIEFGVNHLGHFLLTYLLLERLKEDGGGRVVTLSSMAHRWGHIDFEALAANKDLGTGGYSWQFFRAYCNSKLCNVLFTHELAKRLKGSGVTCYSVHPGVVRTELSRNVSLWQKVFIEPISQLLFLDPEAGAQTTLHCALQEGIEPLSGRYFACCAVQEVCARARDDAVARKLWEVSESLCGLSS; this is translated from the exons atgatgctgctgctgctcggggCTCTGCTGCTCCTCGTCCTGTACGTCGTCCTCCACGTCACCGTCCTCAGGCTGCCCAGGTGCAAGAGTGATGCAAAGCTTCATGGGAAAACCGTCGTGGTCACTG GAGCCAACACCGGCATCGGGAAGACCACGGCCATGGACCTGGCCCGGAGGGGGGCGAGGGTGATCCTGGCGTGTCGGGACAAGCAACGAGGGGAGGCAGCCGCCCAGGAAATCATCCAG GAGACCGGGAACCGCGAGGTGGTCTTCATGCAGCTCGACCTGGCCAGTCTGAAGTCAGTTCGCTCCTTCGCTGAGAACTTCCTGAAGTCTGAGACGAGGCTGGATCTGCTCATCAACAACGCCG GTCTGATGAGCGGCGGGAAGACGGAGGACGGCTTCGGGATGATCTTCGGCGTCAATCACCTGGGCCACTTCCTgctgacgctgctgctgctggagcgtCTGAAGGCGAGTGGGCGGAGCCGCGTGGTCACCGTGGCGTCCAAGGCCTACGAGATGGGCAGCGTGGACTTCAGCTGCCTCACGGCCCACAAAGATCTGGCCGTGGGCGACAACGACTTCCAGCTCTTCAGGAAATACTGCCACAGCAAACTGTGCAACGTCCTCTTCACCTACGAGCTCGCAAAGAGGCTGCAGGGCTCCGACGTCACCTGCTACAGCCTCCACCCCG gagccATAAAGACGGAGATCGGCCGCTACTCCGGGTTCTGGTGGAAGCTGGTTTTCGTGCCCATCGTGTCCCTGTTCTTCGTGGACGCGGTGTCCGGAGCTCAGACCACGCTGCACTGCGCCCTGGAGCCGGGCATCGAGGGCCTGAGCGGCCGCTACTTCACGCGATGCTCGCCGCTGCTCGACATCGAGCCCAAAGCCAGAGACGACGCCGCGGCCAAGAAGCTGTGGGAGCTCAGCGAGACTTTCTGcggcct AATCCCAGAGACGagtgaaaacatgtttcagctgctgctgctcgctgGTGTGGTGCTGGGAGGATACATCGTCCTGGTCCAGACGCTCTTCAAAAGGTCCAAGTGTAAAGGGAACATGGGGATGGCCGGGAAGACCGTCATCATCACAG GAGGAAACACCGGCATCGGTAAAGCCACCGCGCTGCATCTGGCCAGGAAAGGAGCCAGGATCGTCCTCGCCTGCAGGAACCGAGACAAAGCTGCAGCCGCCATCGCAGAAATCCAACAG gAAACGGGAAGTACCGACGTCCTCTACATGTCGTTGGACTTGGCCAGTCTCAAATCTGTTCGGTGCTTCGCTGAAACTTTCCTGAAAAACGAGTCCCGGCTGGATCTGCTCATCAACAACGCTG GTCTGGTGGCCGACGGCCGGACGGAGGACGGATTTGGCATCGAGTTCGGGGTGAACCACCTGGGGCACTTCCTGCTGACCTACCTGCTGCTGGAGCGTCTgaaggaggacggaggaggacgagTGGTCACCCTGTCCTCCATGGCTCACCGCTGGGGACACATCGACTTCGAG gccCTGGCAGCGAACAAAGACCTGGGCACCGGTGGCTACAGCTGGCAGTTCTTCCGGGCGTACTGCAACAGCAAACTGTGCAACGTGCTCTTCACCCACGAGCTCGCCAAGAGGCTGAAGGGCAGCGGCGTCACCTGCTACAGCGTCCACCCAG GCGTCGTCCGAACCGAGCTGTCCAGAAACGTCAGCCTGTGGCAGAAGGTTTTCATCGAGCCCATATCCCAGCTCCTGTTCCTGGACCCGGAGGCCGGAGCTCAGACCACGCTGCACTGCGCCCTGCAGGAGGGAATCGAACCCCTGAGCGGCCGCTACTTCGCCTGCTGCGCCGTGCAGGAGGTGTGCGCCCGGGCCCGGGACGACGCCGTGGCCCGGAAACTGTGGGAGGTCAGCGAAAGCCTCTGTGGACTCTCGTCCTGA